One genomic segment of Melitaea cinxia chromosome 19, ilMelCinx1.1, whole genome shotgun sequence includes these proteins:
- the LOC123663085 gene encoding uncharacterized protein LOC123663085: protein METRSMKKRKGPLPGGNRRGTPGAGAGCFSMRTASGEELNRRAPTGSTENTTADADRLTDRTTSTEPYSPSTISYTPSIPSSPLSNRDSPTPTLDVAREASAFLPTSTKAGKPRVRMKWSKEVNLFIMRTYYYITRLETDLTTYRKQLHELFLRKYPELNVTEQRIADQRRAIVKNNLLNQETLNIIKEEIKSQLETENENQIYINSNVSTNNDIQCSSTHPKPNTRHTSPSNIFTYNTQSTCTFSNNTQTSHMSTQTEFVTIMMDNDIDTVLDHNLGTNTQIEEICDKFRTALTQYSGMDPRVRPKLPKLRYSSHLFQLVNMFNQDILFQFISDDTKLTDIHTIVYCVALVISEELNYKVTENIRSTRPKDCNKPPWQIRLEKDIEKLRADCGRVTQYINNNRSRKIIKHVKRIFETRNTHTKHENRNTKPEEFLDTLKQKLALKVHRLKRYKKAQQRKNDNTMFSTNEKTFYRNLYKPKIDTDTVNSPIMPTQIQLETFWSGIWEQQVHHNDKADWITEEENKWNSIEEMEFTEITETEINNITARLHNWKSPGVDKIHNFWFKKLFSLHKIIAKNFTDIIIGKQKIPDFIATGITYMLPKSQISPQPSQYRPITCLPTIYKILTSAITTKINKHVEQYNIIAEEQKGCRRGHMGCKEQLIIDSTIHKHATSKNRNLHCTYIDYKKAFDSIPHSWLIKILQIYKINPKIINFLRDIMSRWKTTLYLTANRTNITTREIIIRKGIYQGDSLSPLWFCLALNPLSYLLRGCRAGYCLKYDKQDTIVSHLIYMDDIKLYGKTEMEMQKLIDTTAQFSKDINMEFGLDKCRTLHIKRGKIRPGHYVVNDTNIITAMEPTDLYKYLGYKQLKGLDHTEIKNTLTIEFKKRVNALCKTKLTGKHLIKSINTYAIPILTYSFGIIKWTKTDIEQIERTIRTTLTKHNNLHPKSAIERLTIKREYGGRGLIDLNHLCQKQVGNLKAFFLLKSQTSEIHKAIVQNDFNYTPLNLHEDISSLNTESNDLQTQKLDSWKRKVLHGRHPHDLEQPHINTAASNKWLKIGNLFPETEGFIIAIQDQIVNTKNYRKFIIKDSSIPNDKCRKCHVQPETIQHITGACTTLTQTDYTHRHNQVVNIIHQKLALKHKLIQNTNTPYYKYKPQTVLENDTHKLYFDRAILTDRTIHYNRPDITLQDKLNKKTYLIDIAVPNTHNLQKTISEKINKCTELKEEVARIWNQNKVYIIPIVLSTTGVIPNHLLHSLKLLELNETLYITLQKAAILNTCRIVRKFLQIDEHEIPHNT from the coding sequence ATGGAGACACGATCAATGAAAAAACGTAAAGGGCCGCTTCCCGGGGGCAATCGCCGGGGCACACCTGGAGCTGGCGCTGGGTGTTTCAGCATGCGAACCGCCAGCGGTGAGGAGCTGAACAGGCGGGCTCCCACCGGGTCAACCGAAAATACTACAGCCGATGCTGACAGACTGACTGACAGGACAACTTCAACAGAACCCTATAGTCCAAGTACCATCTCATATACACCATCAATTCCCTCCTCACCCCTTTCAAACAGAGATTCACCCACACCGACCTTGGATGTTGCGCGGGAGGCAAGTGCCTTTTTACCCACGTCCACCAAAGCCGGTAAACCGAGAGTGCGCATGAAATGGAGTAAAGAAGTAAACCTATTTATCATGCGCACCTACTACTACATCACTAGATTAGAGACCGACCTAACCACCTATAGAAAACAATTGCACGaactttttttacgaaaatatccGGAATTAAACGTCACAGAACAGAGAATCGCAGATCAAAGAAGAGCAATAGTAAAAAACAACCTTTTAAATCaggaaactttaaatataattaaagaagaaataaagtCACAACTAGAAAcagaaaatgaaaatcaaatctatattaatagtaatgtaTCAACAAACAATGATATTCAATGTTCCTCTACTCACCCAAAACCCAACACAAGGCACACTTCGCCATCAAACATATTCACATATAATACTCAGTCAACATGCACATTTTCTAATAACACTCAGACATCACACATGTCAACACAGACtgaatttgttactataatgaTGGATAACGACATTGATACGGTATTAGACCATAACCTAGGAACGAACACTCAAATAGAAGAAATCTGTGACAAATTCAGGACAGCACTAACACAATATTCAGGAATGGATCCACGAGTCCGACCAAAATTACCTAAACTTAGATACAGTTCTCACCTATTTCAGCTAGTCAATATGTTTAATCAAGATATTCTGTTCCAATTTATTTCCGACGACACAAAACTAACCGACATACATACAATAGTGTATTGCGTAGCCTTAGTTATCTCCGAAGAACTTAACTATAAGGTCACAGAAAATATTAGAAGCACAAGGCCCAAAGACTGTAATAAACCACCATGGCAAATAAGATTAGAAAAGGACATAGAAAAACTCAGAGCAGACTGTGGGCGAGTCACACagtacataaataacaatagatCCCGTAAAATCATTAAGCATGTCAAAAGAATATTTGAAACAAGAAACACACACACTAAACACGAAAATAGGAATACAAAACCGGAAGAGTTCTTAGACACTCTAAAACAAAAGTTAGCACTAAAAGTTCATAGacttaaaagatacaaaaaggCACAGCAAAGGAAAAACGATAACACAATGTTTAGcacaaatgaaaaaactttCTACAGAAACTTATACAAACCAAAAATAGACACAGATACAGTAAACAGTCCTATTATGCCCACACAAATACAACTGGAAACTTTTTGGTCAGGCATCTGGGAACAACAAGTACATCACAATGATAAAGCCGATTGGATAAccgaagaagaaaataaatggAATTCAATTGAAGAAATGGAATTCACAGAAATAACTGagacagaaataaataacattacagCTAGATTACATAACTGGAAATCACCAGGAGTAgataaaattcataacttttggttcaaaaaattattttctttacataagATCATTGCTAAAAATTTTACAGATATCATTATTGGTAAACAAAAAATTCCAGATTTCATTGCCACTGGAATAACCTATATGCTGCCTAAATCACAGATTTCTCCACAACCTTCACAATACCGACCTATTACATGCCTACCAACTATATACAAAATCTTAACATCagcaataacaacaaaaatcaataaacatgttgaacaatataatataatagcggAAGAACAAAAAGGATGCAGGCGAGGTCACATGGGATGTAAggaacagctaataattgattCTACTATTCACAAACatgcgacttcaaaaaatagaAACCTACATTGcacatatatagattataaaaaagctTTTGACAGTATCCCACATTCTtggctaattaaaatattacaaatatacaaaataaacccgaaaataataaactttttacgtGATATTATGTCCAGATGGAAAACCACACTTTACCTGACCGCGAATCGAACTAACATCACAACTAGAGAAATAATCATTAGAAAGGGGATCTATCAAGGCGATTCCTTGAGTCCTCTGTGGTTTTGCCTAGCCTTAAACCCCCTGTCATATTTGCTGCGTGGTTGTCGGGCCGGATATTGCCTCAAATACGATAAACAAGATACAATAGTCTCTCATCTCATATATATGGATGATATTAAGCTATATGGAAAAACAGAAATGGAAatgcaaaaattaatagatactaCAGCACAATTTAGCAAAGATATTAATATGGAATTTGGTTTGGATAAATGTAGAACACTTCACATTAAACGAGGCAAGATACGGCCAGGCCATTATGTAGTTAATGATACCAATATAATTACAGCCATGGAACCCaccgatttgtataaatacttagGATATAAACAACTTAAAGGATTAGATCACACAGAAATCAAAAACACTTTaacaatagaatttaaaaaacgagTTAATGCTCtttgtaaaactaaactaaCAGGCAAACATCTCATTAAGTCTATAAATACATACGCTATCCCAATTCTTACATACTCATTTGGTATAATAAAATGGACAAAAACAGACATAGAACAAATAGAGCGCACGATACGCACCACACTCACTAAACACAATAATCTACATCCAAAATCTGCAATAGAAAGACTTACTATCAAAAGAGAATATGGAGGAAGGGGCCTTATTGATTTGAATCATCTCTGTCAAAAACAAGTCGGcaatttaaaagctttttttctcttaaaatcACAGACTAGCGAAATACATAAAGCCATAGTTCAAAATGATTTTAACTATACTCCACTAAACTTACACGAAGACATAAGCTCTCTAAATACCGAAAGTAACGATCTTCAAACACAAAAACTAGATAGCTGGAAACGAAAAGTATTACACGGCCGCCATCCTCACGATCTAGAACAACCCCACATAAACACGGCAGCCTCAAACAAATGGCTTAAAATAGGAAACCTATTTCCAGAGACCGAAGGATTTATAATAGCGATACAGGATCAAATAGTCAACACTAAAAACTACAGAAAATTCATAATCAAAGACTCCTCAATACCAAATGATAAATGTCGCAAATGCCACGTTCAACCAGAGACCATCCAACACATTACCGGGGCATGTACAACACTTACACAAACAGATTACACACatagacataaccaagtagtcAACATAATTCACCAaaagttagcactaaaacaCAAACTCATACAGAACACAAACACaccttattacaaatataagccACAAACAGTCTTAGAAAACGACACACATAAGCTCTATTTTGATCGCGCAATACTTACAGACAGAACCATCCACTACAATAGACCGGATATAACGCtccaagataaattaaataaaaaaacctatcTGATAGATATTGCTGTTCCCAACACTCATAACCtacaaaaaacaatttctgaaaaaatcaacaaatgTACTGAACTAAAGGAGGAAGTAGCTAGAATTTGgaaccaaaataaagtatacataatCCCAATAGTTCTTTCCACGACAGGTGTTATCCCAAACCATCTGTTACATAGTCTTAAACTACTAGAATTAAACGAAACTCTTTATATCACCTTACAAAAAGCCGCCATTTTAAATACATGCCGAATCGTAAGAAAGTTCTTGCAAATTGACGAACACGAAATCCCACAcaacacataa